The following proteins are encoded in a genomic region of Jaculus jaculus isolate mJacJac1 chromosome 13, mJacJac1.mat.Y.cur, whole genome shotgun sequence:
- the LOC123454156 gene encoding ubiquitin-conjugating enzyme E2 L3-like has translation MAASRRLMKELEEIRKCGMKNFRNIQVYEANLLTWQGLIVPDNPPYDKGAFRIEINFPAEYPFKPPKITFKTKIYHPNIDEKGQVCLPVISAESWKPATKTDQVIQSLIALVNDPQPEHPLRADLAEEYSKDRKKCCKNAEEFTKKYGGKRPVD, from the coding sequence ATGGCGGCCAGCAGGAGGCTGATGAAGGAGCTTGAAGAGATCCGCAAATGTGGAATGAAAAACTTCCGTAACATCCAGGTTTATGAAGCTAATTTATTGACTTGGCAAGGGCTTATTGTTCCTGACAACCCTCCATATGATAAGGGGGCCTTCAGAATTGAAATCAACTTTCCAGCAGAGTATCCATTCAAGCCACCGAAGAtcacatttaaaacaaagatCTATCACCCAAACATTGATGAAAAGGGGCAGGTCTGCCTGCCGGTGATTAGTGCTGAGAGCTGGAAGCCAGCAACCAAGACTGACCAAGTAATCCAGTCCCTCATAGCACTGGTGAATGACCCCCAGCCTGAGCACCCCCTCCGGGCTGACCTAGCTGAAGAATACTCTAAGGACCGTAAAAAATGCTGTAAGAACGCTGAAGAGTTTACAAAGAAATATGGGGGAAAGCGACCTGTGGACTAA